One genomic region from Paraburkholderia azotifigens encodes:
- a CDS encoding sigma-70 family RNA polymerase sigma factor, with amino-acid sequence MNFEAEVISWLPQLRRYARALTGDPAWADDLVQDTAERALARWKGFRPDSNLRAWLLTILRHLYIDQLRVRREIAVDDESAPWRNLEAPRGEVDGLVLRDVQRALYCLPVEQREVMLLVCVEELSYQEASVALGVPIGTVMSRLSRAREHMRALLTEGPVHKSPALKVVKSS; translated from the coding sequence GTGAACTTCGAAGCGGAAGTGATTTCGTGGCTCCCGCAGTTGCGGCGCTATGCGCGCGCGCTGACGGGCGACCCCGCATGGGCGGACGACCTGGTTCAGGATACGGCCGAGCGTGCGCTCGCGCGCTGGAAAGGCTTCCGGCCGGACAGCAATCTGCGCGCGTGGCTGCTGACGATTCTGCGGCACCTGTATATCGACCAGCTGCGTGTGCGCCGCGAAATCGCCGTCGACGACGAAAGCGCGCCATGGCGCAATCTCGAAGCGCCGCGCGGCGAAGTCGACGGGCTGGTGTTGCGCGATGTGCAGCGCGCGCTTTATTGTCTGCCCGTCGAGCAGCGCGAAGTGATGCTGCTCGTCTGTGTGGAGGAATTGAGCTATCAGGAGGCATCCGTGGCGCTCGGCGTGCCCATTGGCACGGTGATGTCGCGGCTGTCTCGCGCCCGCGAGCATATGCGGGCACTGTTGACGGAGGGGCCTGTGCACAAGTCGCCGGCGCTGAAAGTGGTGAAGAGCAGCTGA
- a CDS encoding anti-sigma factor family protein, producing MNNDENSTGSANAPDLRALSAFVDNELPEGERAAVREHLAHDPQAAAQVASWRAQKAALQTLCGAAEREEPPFIVLRARMPWWRRVAVAACWLAVGAGLALVLGPLVPRFTGGSNGDVMSFARRADIAYAVYTPERRHPVEVAAAEEEHLINWLSKRLNRHLSVPSLQEYGYTLVGGRLLPGEAGPAAQFMYENQSGARLTLYVTGIPKDETAFRLFRDGNRRTFYWISDHMGYALSGPIEEAKLRSIAIEVCGELGGRPETWQ from the coding sequence ATGAACAACGACGAAAACTCTACCGGTTCTGCGAACGCGCCCGATCTGCGCGCGCTGTCGGCGTTCGTCGATAACGAACTGCCCGAGGGCGAACGTGCCGCGGTGCGCGAGCATCTGGCGCACGACCCGCAGGCGGCCGCGCAGGTCGCGTCGTGGCGCGCGCAGAAGGCCGCGCTGCAGACGCTGTGCGGCGCGGCCGAGCGCGAGGAGCCGCCGTTCATCGTGCTGCGCGCGCGCATGCCGTGGTGGCGGCGCGTGGCCGTCGCCGCGTGCTGGCTCGCCGTCGGCGCGGGGCTCGCGCTCGTGCTCGGTCCGCTGGTGCCGCGCTTCACGGGCGGAAGCAATGGCGACGTGATGTCGTTCGCACGGCGCGCGGATATCGCTTACGCCGTCTACACGCCGGAGCGCCGCCATCCCGTCGAGGTCGCGGCCGCCGAAGAAGAGCATCTGATCAACTGGCTGTCGAAACGGCTGAACCGGCATCTTTCCGTGCCCTCGCTTCAGGAATACGGCTACACGCTCGTCGGAGGACGGCTGCTGCCGGGCGAAGCGGGGCCCGCCGCGCAGTTCATGTACGAGAATCAGAGCGGCGCGCGTCTCACGCTCTACGTGACGGGCATTCCGAAAGACGAGACCGCGTTCCGGCTGTTCCGCGACGGCAACCGCCGCACGTTCTACTGGATCAGCGACCACATGGGATACGCGCTGTCGGGGCCGATCGAGGAGGCCAAGCTGCGCTCGATCGCGATTGAAGTGTGCGGCGAACTCGGCGGCCGTCCGGAGACGTGGCAGTAG
- a CDS encoding DUF1571 domain-containing protein, with the protein MRHPKVVARRSRWMQLRAVQFACALVVSTAAAFAQNEASAPAAQRTPLASDLASKVAGLPLEQQVKWLRNAAQTGALEQMNDAQLVALFEALDPVTVPRYIEEGPNGYPSYEFTMLRQERIRGIWPRRPDRMLVRLTREPLRIYARWLPDGPHKGQEIIYDESKRADQMYGHLGGIFNILPLWTSVNGTLARSQSNHRVRDLGTEFIAQQFLDEGKKFANAGITHPAQIDVRTVDGVRVVAFTYEAPTGQPEYYAKKEVLGLDLRHPYFRTAESYGNDGRIFERIVFLTIEPKTFDDMAFDPKNPEYKF; encoded by the coding sequence ATGCGTCACCCGAAGGTTGTGGCACGGCGCTCGCGCTGGATGCAGCTGCGTGCGGTGCAGTTCGCGTGCGCGCTGGTCGTGAGCACGGCGGCCGCGTTCGCACAAAACGAGGCGTCCGCGCCCGCCGCGCAGCGCACGCCGCTTGCGAGCGATCTCGCGTCGAAAGTCGCGGGACTGCCGCTCGAGCAGCAGGTCAAATGGCTGCGCAACGCCGCGCAAACGGGCGCGCTCGAACAGATGAACGACGCGCAACTGGTCGCGCTGTTCGAAGCGCTCGATCCGGTGACGGTGCCGCGCTATATCGAGGAAGGGCCGAACGGCTATCCATCCTACGAGTTCACGATGCTGCGCCAGGAGCGCATTCGCGGTATCTGGCCGCGCCGGCCCGACCGCATGCTGGTGCGGCTCACGCGCGAGCCGCTGCGCATCTACGCCCGCTGGCTGCCCGACGGTCCGCACAAAGGCCAGGAAATCATCTACGACGAATCGAAGCGCGCCGACCAGATGTACGGTCATCTTGGCGGCATCTTCAACATCCTGCCGCTGTGGACGTCGGTCAACGGCACGCTGGCGCGCTCGCAGTCGAACCATCGGGTGCGCGATCTCGGCACCGAGTTCATCGCGCAGCAGTTTCTCGACGAAGGGAAGAAGTTCGCCAACGCGGGCATCACGCACCCGGCGCAGATCGACGTGAGAACCGTCGACGGCGTGCGCGTCGTCGCGTTCACCTACGAAGCGCCGACGGGCCAGCCCGAGTACTACGCGAAGAAGGAAGTGCTCGGACTCGACTTGCGGCATCCGTATTTCCGGACGGCCGAATCGTACGGGAACGACGGTCGGATTTTCGAGCGCATCGTGTTCCTCACGATCGAGCCGAAAACCTTCGACGACATGGCGTTCGATCCGAAGAACCCCGAGTACAAGTTCTGA
- the hfq gene encoding RNA chaperone Hfq, translating into MPSAESHPQNDFMNAARKERKRVEIYLVNGIRLTGCIESFDQYLVMLRTPVGLQGIYKRAISTIQLDTGTRPAPRAGRPSHGDHSARGPHGSREHREPREPRESYGASQGSSDRSSSSSSDGPVVVTRRRRLYGAGNGNDQGNNGGHE; encoded by the coding sequence ATGCCTTCCGCAGAATCGCATCCGCAAAACGACTTTATGAACGCTGCGCGCAAAGAACGTAAGCGCGTCGAGATTTACCTCGTCAACGGTATCCGTCTGACAGGTTGCATCGAGTCGTTCGACCAGTATCTGGTGATGCTGCGCACGCCCGTCGGGCTGCAAGGCATTTACAAACGCGCCATTTCGACGATCCAGCTCGACACGGGTACGCGCCCGGCGCCGCGCGCGGGCCGTCCGTCGCATGGCGATCATTCCGCACGCGGACCGCATGGTTCGCGCGAACATCGCGAGCCGCGTGAACCGCGCGAGTCGTACGGCGCATCGCAGGGCTCGTCCGACCGTTCGTCTTCTTCGTCGTCGGACGGCCCCGTCGTCGTCACGCGGCGCCGACGTCTGTATGGTGCAGGCAACGGCAACGACCAGGGCAACAACGGCGGGCACGAATAA
- a CDS encoding acetyl-CoA C-acetyltransferase, producing MTNASQSQSQAHTNAQPAVRRVAILGGNRIPFARSNTAYATASNQDMLTFTLQGLIDRYNLHGERLGEVAAGAVIKHSRDYNLTREALLSTTLAKETPAYDVQQACGTGLEAAILVANKIALGQIDAGIAGGVDTTSDAPIGVNEKLRKILLEANRGKSAGQRAGALAKLRPGMFFRPLLPRNSEPRTGLSMGEHCELMAKRWSISREAQDVLAYDSHRKLTQAYARGFLNDLMTPYRGLSRDNNLRSDLTLDKLASLKPVFDRDAGTMTAGNSTPLTDGASAVLLASEEWAAAHNLPVLAWLTWHETAAVDFFEKKEGLLMAPAYAVPRMLKRAGLTLQDFDFYEIHEAFAAQVLCTLAAWQDDEYCRTKLGLDGAPGSIDRAKMNVNGGSLATGHPFAATGGRIVAGLAKLLAQLDKPAGTARGLISICAAGGQGVVAILER from the coding sequence ATGACTAACGCGTCACAGTCGCAGTCGCAAGCACACACGAACGCGCAGCCCGCCGTGCGCCGCGTCGCGATACTGGGCGGCAACCGCATTCCGTTCGCACGCTCGAACACCGCGTACGCGACGGCGTCGAACCAGGACATGCTGACTTTCACGCTGCAAGGACTGATCGACCGCTACAACCTGCATGGCGAGCGCCTCGGCGAAGTCGCGGCGGGCGCCGTCATCAAGCATTCGCGCGACTACAACCTGACGCGCGAAGCGCTGCTGTCGACCACGCTCGCGAAAGAAACGCCCGCGTATGACGTGCAGCAGGCCTGCGGCACGGGTCTCGAAGCGGCCATTCTGGTGGCGAACAAGATCGCCCTCGGACAGATCGATGCAGGCATTGCGGGCGGCGTCGATACGACTTCGGATGCGCCCATCGGCGTGAACGAAAAGCTGCGCAAGATCCTGCTCGAAGCGAATCGCGGCAAGTCGGCGGGACAGCGCGCCGGCGCGCTCGCGAAGTTGCGGCCCGGGATGTTCTTCAGGCCGCTCTTGCCGCGCAACAGCGAACCGCGCACAGGGCTGTCGATGGGCGAGCACTGCGAGCTGATGGCCAAGCGCTGGTCAATTTCGCGCGAAGCCCAGGACGTGCTCGCTTACGACAGCCATCGCAAGCTGACGCAAGCGTATGCGCGCGGCTTTCTGAACGACCTGATGACGCCGTATCGCGGCCTGTCGCGCGACAACAATCTGCGCAGCGACCTGACGCTCGACAAGCTGGCGTCGCTGAAACCCGTGTTCGACCGCGACGCGGGGACGATGACGGCGGGCAACTCGACGCCGTTGACGGACGGCGCATCGGCCGTGCTGCTCGCGAGCGAGGAATGGGCCGCCGCGCACAATCTGCCCGTGCTCGCATGGCTCACCTGGCACGAGACGGCCGCCGTCGATTTCTTCGAGAAAAAGGAAGGCCTGCTGATGGCGCCCGCGTACGCCGTGCCGCGCATGCTGAAGCGCGCAGGGCTGACCTTGCAGGACTTCGACTTCTACGAAATACACGAAGCGTTCGCGGCGCAGGTGCTGTGCACGCTCGCCGCGTGGCAGGACGACGAATACTGCCGAACGAAGCTGGGACTCGACGGCGCGCCCGGCAGCATCGATCGCGCGAAAATGAACGTGAACGGCGGCTCGCTCGCGACGGGGCATCCGTTTGCCGCGACGGGCGGGCGCATCGTCGCGGGGCTCGCGAAGCTGCTCGCGCAGCTCGACAAGCCGGCGGGCACCGCGCGCGGACTGATTTCGATCTGCGCAGCGGGCGGCCAGGGTGTCGTCGCGATTCTGGAACGGTAG
- a CDS encoding AMP-binding protein: MTEPTTSHSAMPTQTQTQTQTQTPAQRAPNTDGIWYASYAPDVPREIDTAQYASVVAFFDECTTRFRERVAYVSVGESLTYGELARKATAFAAYLQSIGLKPGERVAIMLPNTFQYPVALFGVLKAGAIVVNVNPLYTVRELSHQLKDSGAQTIVVFENFAKTVEDSLPGTRVQNVIVTGLGDLLKDGLNLKGKLINFILRHVKKLVPAYNLPQAVPLLDALATGYRRTLSPVPISPADLAFLQYTGGTTGVAKGAMLTHRNIVANLLQAKVWAESQLTDDVETVLTPLPLYHIYSLTVNAMIFMGLGGRNILIANPRDTKMVMKILRHETFTGITAVNTLYNAFLDNEEFRQRDFSKLKLAMAGGMAMQKAVADRFREVTGKPIIEGYGLTECSPIVSMNPVDLKHMREFDGSIGLPAPSTAVRFRKDDGSWANIGEPGELCVQGPQVMKGYWNRPEETAKVLDDDGWLATGDIGVMDSRGYIRLIDRKKDMILVSGFNVYPNEIEDVIAMHPDVREVAAIGIPDVAQGERVKVFVVRRNPSLTEEQVIAHCRKNLTGYKVPKVVEFRDDLPQTNVGKILRRELRDQELAKQKKP, from the coding sequence ATGACCGAGCCGACTACTTCGCACTCCGCGATGCCGACGCAGACCCAGACACAGACGCAGACGCAGACACCGGCGCAGCGCGCGCCAAACACGGACGGCATCTGGTACGCGTCCTACGCGCCCGATGTGCCGCGCGAGATCGACACGGCGCAGTATGCGTCCGTCGTCGCGTTCTTCGACGAATGCACGACGCGCTTTCGCGAGCGCGTCGCCTATGTGAGCGTCGGCGAAAGCCTCACGTACGGCGAACTGGCGCGCAAGGCGACGGCGTTCGCCGCGTATCTGCAAAGTATCGGCTTGAAGCCCGGCGAGCGCGTCGCGATCATGCTGCCGAACACGTTTCAGTATCCCGTCGCGCTGTTCGGCGTGCTGAAGGCGGGCGCGATCGTCGTCAACGTGAATCCGCTCTACACCGTGCGCGAACTGTCGCATCAGCTGAAGGACAGCGGTGCGCAGACCATCGTCGTGTTCGAGAACTTCGCGAAGACGGTCGAAGACTCGCTGCCCGGCACGCGCGTGCAGAACGTGATCGTGACGGGGCTCGGGGATCTGCTCAAGGACGGCCTGAACCTCAAGGGCAAGCTGATCAACTTCATCCTGCGGCACGTGAAAAAGCTCGTGCCCGCATACAACCTGCCGCAAGCCGTGCCGCTGCTCGATGCCCTCGCGACGGGCTACAGACGCACGCTCTCGCCCGTGCCGATTTCCCCCGCCGACCTCGCCTTCCTGCAATACACGGGCGGCACGACAGGCGTCGCGAAAGGCGCGATGCTCACGCACCGCAACATCGTTGCGAATCTGCTGCAGGCGAAGGTGTGGGCAGAAAGCCAGCTGACCGACGACGTCGAAACGGTGCTCACGCCGCTGCCGCTCTATCACATCTATTCGCTGACCGTGAACGCGATGATTTTCATGGGACTCGGCGGACGCAACATCCTGATCGCGAATCCGCGCGACACGAAGATGGTGATGAAGATCCTGCGTCACGAAACCTTCACGGGGATCACGGCCGTCAACACGCTCTACAACGCGTTTCTCGATAACGAGGAATTCCGCCAGCGCGACTTCTCGAAGCTCAAGCTCGCGATGGCGGGCGGCATGGCGATGCAGAAAGCGGTCGCCGACCGTTTCCGCGAGGTGACGGGCAAGCCGATCATCGAAGGCTACGGGCTGACGGAATGCTCGCCCATCGTGTCGATGAATCCCGTCGATCTGAAGCACATGCGCGAGTTCGACGGTTCGATCGGCCTGCCCGCGCCGTCGACGGCCGTGCGCTTTCGCAAGGACGACGGCAGCTGGGCGAATATCGGCGAGCCGGGCGAGCTGTGCGTGCAGGGTCCGCAGGTGATGAAAGGCTACTGGAACCGTCCCGAGGAAACCGCCAAGGTGCTCGACGACGACGGCTGGCTCGCAACGGGCGATATCGGCGTGATGGATTCGCGCGGCTATATCCGCCTGATCGACCGCAAGAAAGACATGATTCTGGTCTCCGGTTTCAATGTCTATCCGAACGAGATCGAAGACGTGATCGCGATGCATCCCGATGTGCGCGAAGTGGCCGCGATCGGCATTCCCGACGTCGCGCAGGGCGAGCGCGTGAAAGTGTTCGTCGTGCGGCGCAATCCTTCGCTCACCGAGGAGCAGGTGATCGCCCATTGCCGCAAGAATCTGACGGGTTACAAGGTGCCGAAGGTCGTCGAGTTCCGCGACGACCTTCCGCAAACGAACGTCGGCAAGATCCTGCGGCGCGAGCTGCGCGATCAGGAACTGGCGAAACAGAAAAAACCGTGA
- a CDS encoding 3-oxoacyl-ACP reductase, translated as MNDSYLNFVNSPLGARVARSLGLPKPEVLRRYRADAPEFDGIVAVGAGPSPQLLDALADVVAHIGMTSVAHPGAGLWVPLANRHGLMTGRFEPAAPAGGSQARVRALVFDASGIDSSAQLDSLYTFFHDALRSLDQSGRIIVLGRPPESRATPRAWTAQRALEGVTRSLGKEARRGIAANLIYVAQGAESAVEATLRFFLSPRSAYVSGQTVRIGTAPATLPADFDWTQPLAGQRAVVTGAARGIGAAIANVLAAQGAHVIGIDIPSATAALDAAMRQIGGTALAFDIAAPETPAQIAAALDELGVDVFVHNAGITKDKTIAKMSAAAWRDVIDINLSAQERIDDALLEAGTLRNGGRIVCVSSISGIAGNLGQTNYAASKAGVIGRVQSMAPFLAQRGITINAVAPGFIETQMTAKMPLALREAGRRMNSMSQGGQPADVAQAIAWLAHPGSAGVTGQLVRVCGQSLIGA; from the coding sequence ATGAACGATTCCTACCTGAACTTCGTCAATTCGCCGCTGGGCGCACGGGTCGCGCGCTCGCTCGGTTTGCCGAAGCCCGAGGTGTTGCGCCGCTACCGCGCCGATGCGCCCGAATTCGACGGCATCGTCGCCGTCGGCGCGGGGCCGTCGCCGCAATTGCTGGACGCCCTCGCCGACGTCGTCGCGCATATCGGCATGACGAGCGTCGCGCATCCGGGCGCGGGCCTGTGGGTGCCGCTCGCCAACCGCCACGGCCTGATGACGGGCCGCTTCGAACCCGCCGCGCCCGCAGGCGGATCGCAGGCGCGCGTGCGGGCGCTCGTGTTCGACGCGAGCGGCATCGACAGCAGCGCGCAGCTCGACTCGCTCTACACGTTCTTTCACGACGCGCTGCGCTCGCTCGACCAGTCCGGCCGGATCATCGTGCTCGGCCGACCGCCCGAGTCGCGCGCGACGCCCCGCGCCTGGACGGCGCAGCGCGCGCTCGAGGGCGTGACCCGTTCGCTCGGCAAGGAAGCGCGGCGCGGCATCGCGGCCAATCTGATCTATGTGGCGCAAGGCGCGGAATCCGCCGTCGAGGCGACGCTGCGCTTTTTCCTGTCGCCGCGCTCGGCCTACGTGTCGGGCCAGACCGTGCGGATCGGCACGGCGCCCGCCACGCTGCCCGCCGACTTCGACTGGACGCAGCCGCTCGCGGGCCAGCGCGCCGTCGTGACGGGCGCGGCGCGCGGCATCGGCGCGGCGATCGCAAACGTGCTCGCGGCGCAAGGCGCGCATGTGATCGGCATCGACATTCCGTCCGCCACGGCCGCGCTCGATGCCGCGATGCGCCAGATCGGCGGCACGGCGCTCGCGTTCGACATCGCCGCGCCCGAGACGCCTGCGCAGATCGCGGCCGCGCTCGACGAGCTGGGCGTCGACGTGTTCGTGCACAACGCGGGCATCACGAAGGACAAGACCATCGCGAAGATGAGCGCGGCTGCGTGGCGCGATGTGATCGATATCAACCTGTCCGCGCAGGAGCGTATCGACGACGCCCTGCTCGAAGCAGGCACGCTGCGCAACGGCGGACGCATCGTCTGCGTGTCGTCGATCAGCGGCATCGCGGGCAATCTCGGCCAGACCAACTACGCGGCGTCGAAGGCGGGCGTGATCGGGCGCGTGCAGAGCATGGCGCCGTTTCTCGCGCAGCGAGGCATCACGATCAACGCGGTCGCGCCCGGCTTCATCGAAACGCAGATGACGGCGAAGATGCCGCTCGCGTTGCGCGAAGCCGGCCGCCGGATGAATTCGATGAGCCAGGGCGGCCAGCCCGCCGACGTCGCGCAGGCCATCGCGTGGCTCGCGCATCCGGGCTCGGCGGGCGTCACGGGCCAGCTCGTGCGCGTGTGCGGACAAAGCCTGATAGGAGCGTGA
- a CDS encoding FAD-binding oxidoreductase: MTRILPPDISAATFDRALAAFEAIVGATQVASSPASLAPYADPFAPGPLAASFVPSAALLPAGVDEIRAILRVANEYRIPLWTVSTGRNFAYGGAAPRLPGSVVLDLQRMNRILAVDEPLAYALVEPGVSYFDLHHHLRERGYRLWVDPPAAGWGSIVGNTLERGFGTTAYGDHAATQCGMEVVLANGDVVRTGMGGIDIGTSWQAFRHGYGPSFDPMFMQSNYGIVTKMGVWLMPAPSAYLLGEIQFQRDDDLEAIVETLRPLRLNGTIGNQAVIEGALRRAASIGPRSQWYRGAGVMPESAIASMIGKLNIGRWNLHYALYGEREVIDAQEVLVRRAFGRIPGARMLSKTYDGSAEPEAGGDRNLAGIPAMTAFRMLDWRGGRGAHVDFSPVCPATGRDAMRQYTMAKARANEYGFDYYGGFTAGERHLHHIAAAIFDGSDARQSELAGDLLRAWMSDAHGAGYGEYRSHLVYMDFAAARYNFNDGALLRLSETVKDALDPSGILSPGKQGIWPKAFRNWRGYT; the protein is encoded by the coding sequence TTGACACGCATCCTGCCGCCCGACATTTCCGCCGCAACTTTCGACCGCGCGCTCGCCGCCTTCGAAGCGATCGTCGGCGCCACGCAGGTCGCTTCGTCGCCGGCGAGCCTCGCGCCGTATGCCGATCCGTTCGCGCCGGGGCCGCTGGCCGCGTCGTTCGTGCCTTCGGCGGCGCTGTTGCCCGCCGGCGTTGACGAAATCCGCGCGATCCTGCGCGTCGCGAACGAGTACCGTATTCCGCTATGGACGGTGTCGACGGGGCGCAACTTCGCGTACGGCGGCGCGGCGCCGCGTCTGCCTGGCTCCGTGGTGCTCGACCTGCAGCGGATGAACCGCATCCTCGCGGTCGACGAGCCGCTCGCATATGCGCTCGTCGAACCGGGCGTCAGCTACTTCGACCTGCATCATCATCTGCGCGAGCGCGGCTACAGGCTGTGGGTCGATCCGCCCGCGGCGGGCTGGGGCAGCATCGTGGGCAACACGCTCGAGCGCGGTTTCGGCACGACGGCCTATGGCGACCATGCGGCGACGCAGTGCGGCATGGAAGTGGTGCTCGCGAACGGCGACGTCGTGCGCACGGGCATGGGCGGCATCGACATCGGCACGTCGTGGCAGGCGTTCCGGCACGGCTATGGGCCTTCGTTCGATCCCATGTTCATGCAGTCGAACTACGGCATCGTGACGAAGATGGGCGTCTGGCTGATGCCGGCGCCGAGCGCCTATCTGCTGGGCGAAATCCAGTTCCAGCGCGACGACGATCTGGAAGCGATCGTCGAAACCTTGAGGCCGTTGCGCCTGAACGGCACGATCGGCAATCAGGCGGTGATCGAAGGCGCGTTGCGGCGCGCGGCGAGCATCGGGCCGCGCTCGCAGTGGTACCGGGGCGCGGGCGTCATGCCGGAAAGCGCGATTGCGTCGATGATCGGGAAGCTGAACATCGGCCGCTGGAATCTGCATTACGCGCTCTATGGCGAGCGCGAAGTGATCGACGCGCAAGAGGTGCTGGTGCGGCGCGCGTTCGGACGCATTCCAGGCGCGCGCATGCTGTCGAAGACTTATGACGGCAGCGCGGAACCCGAAGCGGGCGGCGACCGCAATCTCGCCGGCATTCCGGCGATGACGGCCTTCCGGATGCTCGACTGGCGCGGCGGCCGTGGCGCGCATGTGGATTTTTCGCCCGTGTGTCCGGCGACGGGCCGCGACGCGATGCGTCAGTACACGATGGCGAAGGCGCGCGCGAACGAATACGGCTTCGACTACTACGGCGGCTTCACGGCGGGCGAACGGCATCTGCATCACATCGCGGCCGCGATTTTCGACGGCAGCGATGCGCGCCAGAGCGAACTGGCGGGCGATCTGCTGCGCGCGTGGATGAGCGACGCGCACGGCGCGGGCTACGGCGAATACCGCTCGCATCTCGTCTACATGGATTTCGCGGCGGCGCGCTACAACTTCAACGACGGCGCGCTGCTGCGCCTGTCGGAGACGGTCAAGGATGCGCTCGATCCTTCGGGCATCCTGTCGCCGGGCAAGCAGGGCATCTGGCCGAAGGCGTTCCGCAACTGGCGGGGATATACGTGA
- a CDS encoding MaoC/PaaZ C-terminal domain-containing protein: MAFYDSSSMFGAPRPKTVVLPELPKPAKLYARALSGVIKGFQRNRPTDLPALRLVRPAVSLDSVAIERYARVCGFFPEQGIPFTFPHLLAFPLHLLLLTDPAFPWPAPGIVHLANSVHMRRPISFDDTLRVEVEFGARLRHDKGQAFVLQTRVYRRGEAVWDGDSVYLKRGVTADGDPLAPLEPASETLARVARWQLASQLGRDYAKASGDYNPIHLSMLSAKAFGFPRAIAHGMWTLARTAAALQPPRRLADATLAGEFKLPMLLPGEASLWTASPSPTSREFEVRDPTGGKPHLRGRFQWNLQ, encoded by the coding sequence ATGGCGTTCTACGACTCCAGCTCGATGTTCGGCGCGCCGCGCCCGAAAACGGTCGTGCTGCCGGAGCTGCCGAAGCCCGCAAAGCTCTATGCGCGCGCGCTGTCGGGCGTGATCAAGGGCTTCCAGCGCAACCGGCCGACCGATCTGCCCGCGCTGCGGCTCGTGCGCCCCGCCGTGTCGCTCGACTCCGTTGCCATCGAACGCTATGCGCGCGTGTGCGGCTTCTTCCCCGAGCAGGGCATTCCGTTCACGTTTCCGCATCTGCTCGCGTTTCCGTTGCATCTGCTGTTGCTGACCGATCCGGCGTTTCCTTGGCCCGCACCCGGCATCGTCCATCTGGCGAACAGCGTGCACATGCGCCGGCCGATTTCGTTCGACGACACGTTGCGTGTCGAAGTCGAGTTCGGCGCGCGGCTGCGCCACGACAAGGGCCAGGCGTTCGTGCTGCAGACGCGCGTCTATCGGCGCGGCGAGGCCGTGTGGGACGGCGACAGCGTGTATCTGAAGCGCGGCGTGACGGCGGACGGCGATCCCCTTGCGCCGCTGGAGCCGGCGAGCGAGACGCTCGCGCGTGTGGCGCGCTGGCAGCTGGCGTCGCAACTGGGCCGAGACTACGCGAAGGCATCGGGCGATTACAACCCGATCCATCTGTCGATGCTGTCCGCGAAAGCGTTCGGCTTTCCGCGCGCGATCGCGCACGGCATGTGGACGCTCGCGCGCACGGCGGCTGCATTGCAGCCGCCCAGGCGGCTCGCCGATGCGACGCTCGCGGGCGAATTCAAGCTGCCGATGCTGCTGCCGGGCGAAGCATCGCTATGGACGGCCTCGCCCTCGCCCACTTCGCGCGAATTCGAAGTGCGCGACCCGACGGGCGGCAAGCCGCATCTGCGCGGCCGCTTCCAGTGGAACCTGCAATGA